In Coffea arabica cultivar ET-39 chromosome 9e, Coffea Arabica ET-39 HiFi, whole genome shotgun sequence, the genomic window gtcgAAATGGAAAGAGTTATGGAGAAGCCGATTTGAAGCACTTTGATTAGGGTTTTCGAATGTATTTGGTTAGACATCTTTTGGCAGTTGTATATTTTAGAGAAAGtggatgtattttgaaactcgtgatgtaagattgaacacTTATGTATGGAAGCGACTTATTTTCCTTATTTTGTCTATGGTTATTAGTTATTATACGTTAAacttgaattggaattgtattGACTCcgggcgagagttaggcaggcgtcccgccgatactcTTGGGCTCGCCCttgagagaagtgggggcgtcacatagtAGGGGCAATTTAGTCCATGGGCAATAATCCTTTTATTATGATGTAAGTAAGggcaaatttgccaaaaaaattttaattaattaatagggGTAAATTTgtctaaaaatttaaaataatgaaTAGAGGCAAATTAGcccaaaaaattaatataattactagGGATAAAGTATTTCATTTATTATCATATTATTATGTGAGAGTATAGTTATACAACATTCAGTATGAATTTGTATCATTCGTAAGCGTAAATTAGTCTAAATATTGTTATGTTGGTAGTAGGGGcaaattagtaaaaaaaaaacttgaaattAATTAGTAGAGGAAAATTAGTCCATTCATGTTGTATTATCGTGTGAGGGTAAggttatataattataagagtataaatttaaattatttgtAAGAATAAATTGGGTTAAAATTTTATCATCCTATCTCTTAGTCATTTTCGGATGACTAATACCACCTCCCCATAGAATTATTTTATCTCATGAATAGGGGATTAATTCAGTTAATTGGGATGTATCATCCCATGTGTAAAATGCAACTAAATATGAGATGACACTGGATAATTAATTCAATCATGTGTTATCTTATGAAACAAACGGACACTAAGTGCATGGcatttctttattcttattaataaatgaaaattttataatttaggtaactcaaattatattttgagaaaataagaaagcaaagtttgaaaatcgaatcaagaaattgaaccGAATGACTGGTTTGATCGATTTTTGATGAGTTTGACTGATTTTTTTACCAAAATGATTTTGTGTTACCAATTCGAGAAGAAAACCAATTCACAATTGAACTAGTCGATCTCTAACAACACTggtttaaaagtaattttaaaccataaaataGGAGATGGGAGAAGGAAGGCATAGGACTCGAACGTAGGGATAGCAACGGGGGCGGGTGCCCGCTCCACGGGAGGAGTAATGGGGCGGGGATGGGCGGAATTTTTCTCCCCCCCTTTTAAAGGTttcaatttattaatataaatacatgtaatatattatataatctaataataataagggaaatttgccaaattagTCCCTAACATTTgccaaaaaaacttttttaattcttaacatttaaaatcagccaAATTGTCCCTAACATTTAAATTATGATCCATTTTAGTCCTAATGCTcgtatttgttcattttttcaaCTGAAAATAGCACGCCTCTCTTACGTGAGCATATTTCCAAgtgcaaaatcgaaaaacaCACTTTATTTCAATTGAGTAAAGCCATCATTCCTTCATATTTCCCCATTTGTGTCCTAATTGCCTCATTGAAAGAacgaaattgaagaggaaaaatGCAGTTGCAACTCGATGGCTGTGTAATGGAGGAAGAATAGTAAGAAAATGTGAAGAATAAGCTGACATATTGAAGAGTAAAATGGATCCGAATAACGAGCGATATCTTTGTGGAAAGGAGCCAATCATTGTGACTTCTTGGAAACCTGCAAATCCGAGGAGAAGATTCTATGTTTATCTAAATTATGGAATAAACTTTCTAAACATTTCAGGTCAGTTTGGGTTTGGGGTGTGGGGTTAAAATTTGGTCTTGATATGTGATGTTCTTTGTGCATTTTAGGTAACTCGTGCTTGTGGCTACTTCAAGTGGTATGACCTGCCAATATGTAGTAGATCTATGTCAATAACACCTGATCTATGAAGAATAATCAACAGGCTGAAAGCTGATCAAGAATGGAGAATCTGAAGAGAGAAATtgctttggactggtttggttgCCTCTTAGATGTGCACTTTGCTTCTGTTAATGAGCTGGAGTTGAACTAAAATTGGAAGATAGTTGTTGGTGGGTCTAATATTTTAATGAGCTGTTATTGAAGTGTGTTTTTCGATTTTGTCCTTGAAAATATGCCTACGTGAGAGAAACGTGCTATTTTCGTTCGAAGAAATGAGCAAATACGAGCATTATGACAAAAATAGTTCATAATTTAAATGTAAGGGACAATTCTGACTGATTTTAAATATTATAgattaaaaaagtttttttgaaaaatgttagggaccaatttaGCAAATTTCcctaataataaaattaaaatatttggcAACTAAACATAACCTTCATTTCATTTCTATCCAAATTCCTAATTGATATTTGGCACAAGCATGTTATGCATTCTATGAGTATTTCCAAATGTTATCTATACAATCCAATTGAGTTTCTTAATTTTCTTGGTGTTTTATTTCAACACTTttcttatttcatttttcttttttcactttttttcaactccatattttattttattttattttttaaatttaacttTAATCCATtgaataaaaacttaaaaaaaaaaaccaaattatCATCCGCCGAAAAAGCAAGGTGGGGCGTGAGGGAAATGGAGGCAGGGGACGAGGCGGAGGCGGAGACGGGGGCGGGGGACGGTGGATCCATCCCTACTCGAACAGCAGACCCAAGGGTTAACCAACCAACATTTTTTTGTTAAGATATTAGCTAAATTGAGTGATGATGATACTACAAGTAGCTTTTATAGTAAGCAAATAGTGTatcaccagaaaaaaaaaaaaaggtacagaTCGACAAAGATAATATTCATCCATGTCTCAAGTATTATAACTGTTGCACCTCTTTACAAAACGCAGCCACAAATACCTTTTACCAGTGAACACTGAAACACATGCTTCAACCAAACAACCCAAGAAGGGTAGATAAAATTCCACTAAGCTAATTTAGCTCTGAGAAAGTTCCCTCTTGAAGTTTCACCACAAGAATGGAGATCAAGTAATTTGTTGATCAATCTGAACATTCCCAACCTGGAACAGCAGCACGTAAGTTAAGCATAACAGTAATAGGTAACTAGGCAAGAAGCAATAGAATGTGGTCATaaaatccttatactatataataaTGAGTTGTGGTCAAAAGGAAGTTTGAATCTCAACCGCATGAATAGGGACTTTTTTAAAATGTGGAATGTTTTgtagttttttaaaattttttggtacAATTGAGAACAACATGTGTTTAGATATATTTACCGAAATGTCCTCATTTTGGTACATTTGAAGCTGTGatttatgggataatttcaaaaacctccacTGAGATTTGTCATAATATCACTTAACTTCCctcaaatttttattacttccCTTGTCAACTTGACAAGACTAAATATTCCTATCAAAGATCACAAATTAACAACATTACCCTTACTCTTAATAATTATTTAACCAAAAATccagaacaaaataaaattttaaaataaaaaaatgtaaattaaaaaaacaaattacTAACTAATAATGATTCATATTTCTTTACATTGGAGTCATGGTAGAATAGCAAAGGATATGAATAAATTAATCTCATCAAGATCAACCATTTTGGAGGATTTTAGAGAGTAATTAACGACTTAAAAAATTTTGCACACAGTTACAATTAAGGAAGTCaagatattttttgaaaaaatatgttttaattcatGGTGTTATTTAAGTCGTATTCAAAACTAAAATAATCTCACCATGCATATGAACTTTTCAAGGTGTAAATTTGGCTTTTATTCCaatacaactaaaataaatagtttACGTCAAGAAATTTACaccttataaaaatttaatcttatttttattttttattgtttttataaattttataagtAGGATAATATAAGGGTAATATTGAAAcaaaagttttatttttcttgtatttcCTCCAAAAAGGGTTAAAATGTTGCAAGAAATGTTAATTCAAGGGAGGCAAGTGAGCTTTTAAAAATCTCAGAAGAGCTGAGTGATATTCTAAAAAAcctaggggaggtttctgaaattatcccttgattTATGGAGACATTTGGATATTTTCTAGAATATGTAATTATTTTGCAATTATTTTTGCATTGAGTATAACTCATAAAAGCTTATGTGTTGGTGTAATTACTGAAATGATGTTATAGACAAGTTAAATTAAAATATGGCTTTTGTCGTGCAATTAACACAAAAACATATTAACATGTTATGCAATTAACACGTTGCTATAACTAGCCGTTGGAGGATATTCCTTTATCCGTACTCTTAGGCAATTTTTAACTGACATCTACAGGGACCTTTTGGGAATGGTAAAATTGTAAAAGCATTGACTATTTCTTTTCAGAatgtattattatttatttaatccTTTTTGATCATAAGTACCAAACACCCGCGCAATACGCGAGCACTCCTCCCAGTATATAGCATAAGATGAAAAGAAAGCAGGGTCCATTGCCCAAACTTGAAACAAAGGGAACGTATTCTATGTAGtactttaattttaaaaaatccatTTCTTAAACAAACAAATTCAACTTTTCAAGTGTAAAAGATTTTCCAGCCAACAAGGACGATTAATAGGCTTTAGAAATGCACCTCCTTGGATCTATAGATGCACCAATAATACCAAGCATAATGCCTAAATAGCAACACATTCGTGAAATTCTCCAAGGaacatcaaaataaaccaacaGATGTTCCATGCCACATACTATCAGTCCGGCAACAACTATTGCAAAATAATTTGTCACTCTGGCAGCAGCaaggtttccctttattttatttttttgcaagtGAAGGGTGCTCTAAGATAAACATGAGCATTTAACTTTCCTCTGACAACAAATTGCCCACTTACCCAAATAGCTCCAACCTGTGGCTGCCTGTATATCTAGAGAACAACAAAACTACAGAGTTGAACATTTCTCACAGATATTACAATCTCTCTAAATGAGATAAACATAGCTGAACCACAAACTTGATCTTGCACAACCATATAAAAAGTTTtggcaaacaaaaatttccCATTGAAACAAAATTCCCAttcaaaattgaacaaaagaataatttccagcaataaaaaatttaaagctCAAACACAAGTTCAAGATGTAGTAGCAAATGAACCAGAATAAACTAGATCTTAGGAAGAGGGTACTCACATCTTTCCCATGGCATCCATGCCGTGCTGGCTGTTCAGGACTCTTCAAAGTCAGGAGTAAGCAAAATCTTTCCCATAACATGTCCAGCTACCTTGCCAGTACAGGCATAGTGTCCCAGCCATGGCACAAAATATCCAATAACAGACCACATATCCTGCCCATAGTCTGTAAGCTCCATAAGCTTGTGAGCAGCTGCTGCTTCAGACAGTGGAAGTGTTTCGTACACCACAGGTTTCACAGATCCGTTTTCAATCTCTGGCCATACTTCTTTCTTCAGATGATCAACAATACACGCTGCTCTATCTAAAGTTTTCCACCATCTGTTAAGCACTGTAACACAAGCCAAAAGCCATACTGCTCATCAACTAAGTAGTTGAAATGTAAAAAACAAGTCACTgatagaaggaaaaaaaatacattaaATAATGTCAACGTTATAAAAGCCCCATAAACTTCTTCAACTGAAAAAGTCAAAGTGCACAAATTCAATGACCAATATAGATTTACCTTGAACTCTTGCCTGCTTACTCATTACTGCTGTTAAATACAAGTTTCCACCCTTGGGACCATGTAAGTCAACGAAAAGCAGTTTTCCCCAATGGCTTAAGATTTTGAGATCTTTTTCCAAGTTGACAGCCCAACTGTCTACAACAACATCGATACCTGATATTGAAGAATTTCTCATAAGATTGTTGCACAGAAAAGAACAGATATAGCACATATACCAACCAAAGCAACACATTCCCCTTGATTTTTCATGTCTGTTAAGTTCACTATGCAAAGCAAACTACTTTTATTGTCCCTATCCTTTTATTTAGCCAGCCAGCACAACTCTCCCTCAATGGACATCTAATGAAAATACACATTTTCTTGACAAAGTCACTTGAGGATTTCacttcttctcttccttttccaaATTGTCACAGTGGAAAATCAATTGAGGAAATCCAGAACCCAAAAGGAGATAGAACAAGTAAGCTAAGTCTACTTCATAATTAAGTTTGTAAAAGTTGACCTGCTACTTTGACTTTGGGTCCTAAGGAGAGGCCCCATAAAGGATCAATATacagttgttgaatcttgggaCCAAAAgtatataatttttgaatcttcaGTTCCTTTTGATCTTATTCTTCTTCTTGGTATGCAAAGTTCACAATTTCAATTTACAGTCAAACACCCTACATTATTGCATCACAGTACAATCTTAAGTTATTTATATAAAGTTGCAGCACTCCGAAAAGAAACTGATTTCATCTTAAGCAGCCATTATAGTCTCTGAAAAGTTTTACATGCATTTTTGTTACAAGATATTCCCTCAactagcatttcattttgttacGCCAGTTAACAAGAATAACTGTTTCTGGTGTAAAAAAGGATGGCATATCCTTAAAATAATAGTGAAGGGCGGCGAAATAGCAGTAAAGCAGGGTTTCAAGAAGATGGCCCCACATGAGATTGCCACTTCAAATTTGAAATGTTCCTACAACATCAAATTGACTAAAATTGATTTCCCACACACCTTACGCTCGTCCCCCATCCAACTGGTACAGGTACAAAAGCACCTAAGCCCTCAACAATACAAAATATAACAGTggttttacttgttataatgcCATGACCCAACTGcagttttaatccaaatggTTATCAGTATGGTTCGAAGACTCGGCCGAGACCGAGAcgtctcggccgagtcgtctccGTCTCGGCCTAGTCCGAGACGAGACCGCGACAAAACGTTTCCAAGATACGTGACAGGCCAAGACGTCACCATGAAGGGTTGAAATGACCGAGTCACTCCGAATCATCCCGAGTCaacttgaatttttattatttatactaatttttaattatttttatttatcatattttttacaatttttagaatattaaatatttcaaaaattcacGTCTCGCCGAGACCGCGACCGATATGccgagaccgatgtggaacggTACAAGCcgcgaccgcgactttgaaccatggttaTCACAGAGCTAATGAATGTCTCAAGAGACACTAAAGATAATCATACCACTATTCACTAAAAGTGGCCGAGAGTAATTTCAACAGTGTCCACCtctcttacaaaaaaaaactcATACATACTTCAACAAGCTCACATCCTCATCAGCAAATGCAAAATCCAAGggtctaaaaaaaataaaaatttaaaaagtgggAACGCTACAATGATACAAGTATTACCTTTCTTTCTGGTTTCCTCCATCACTCGAGTGACAAGATCTTCATTCTTGCAGTTAATGCAAATATCAGCACCATGACGCTTGTAGAAATCCAGCTTTTCATCAGTCTCTGAAAAAAAACATACATTCAACCCAGCAAAATAGCAGGAATAAGACAGTCCATGTAAATTAGAATGCTACAATATTTAACAAGGGAAGACTGAAGCAAACCTGCAGTGACATACACCACTGCGCCTTTGCATTTTGCCATCTGAAGGACAAATAACCCAACATAACCACAGCACTCATGCAACTGAAGTACAACAGGAAAGCACAAAATGTGCACCATCAACATCCAATTTACAGCACCACTCTTGAAATCAAAACCTCAACAAAGACATACTTCTAGATTAATTAAGTGTATCTTCTCTAGCAAAAGGATAGATTAAGCTAATTGTTAGAAATTTATgtcttttttttattcaaattttagAGCAAGTTTAAATCTTTAAATAATGCCCCAGTTGATTTCGGTTTGATGTTTTGACGTAATCCAGATAAATTGGTTCACTGGTCAGAAAACTTTACTAGGACAAGTAGGTGTTCCTAGATCCTCCTCACGAgtgtaaatttcaatttttacaaAAGAAATCTGATAATCCTAAAATACTCATTATGGACAGGACAGTGTCAAACACGTCATGCTTTATAACAAGTgtattaagaaataaaactgAAGGACCATATAATGGTTGTCTTCTTATAACAAAAGACAGTGAAATGAGCATAATAACAATTCCAAAACATTAAAAACGATGCATCTCCTCTTCCTTTCATAGGTAGCTACTTACAAAGCACAAAACTTTTCCAAGTATCAAGCATGTTTAGGAATTCGAATTTAGTAGTGTTAACTCATAACGTGATAATAGATCATCAGCCAAAAAATAAGGACTATCAAGGATTACCAATAACTTTCTTCCTCGTACTAGTTGAGCTTCAGATACAACTTTCCAAGCATTATGAGCAGCCTCCGGCAAGCTTGCAGCATGTGTAAGTGGAACATTTGAAGGAACAGGAAGAACCATCTTAGCAGATACTGCTACTTGCTCAGCATACCCCGCTCCATTGAGAAGGGCACACACCTGCAAAGGACCATTTATCGTCAGTGTTTCTTCAATCAACATTAAGTTAATTATTAGATGGTACTCATTTCCAACATTTTCTAATCGAGAAATACGAACAAGAatccatttttttcttcattctgcATTCTGACGACTTAACAAGCAATCTATGTGCCCTAAATCAACTAAAAAAATTGGGCTTGGACCTAATAGTCATGGTCTAATAATAACAGCAGAAAGAAAACTATCAGCATAAAGAATTTGGGCAGaaattgaaatgtattgaatcaACAACCCACTCAGTAACCCCTTGGCCAACAGCTAACTGAATTTGGGCAGAAAGAACTTGGGCAGAAGCAGAATTTGGGCAGAAAGAACTTACTTTGTCACCAACTTTCCACTCAGTAACCCCTTGGCCAACAGCTATGATAATTCCAGAACACTCCAACCCAGGGATGTACAAACCACCATTAAACGAATTTCTGGAGCCGAATAATCTACATTGCAAATCAATTCTATTCACCGCCGTGGCTGCAATCCTGATTAAGACGTCGTCATCTCCAAGTGGCGGGTCATCTAATTCCACCAGCTTCAACACATCTGGCCCTCCCGCTTTTTCAATAACTATTCCCTTCATAGATCGATGTCAGAACAACTTAAAATCAGAAGGAACTAAATTAGCAGGGAGTAGAAAAGGGTATCGTTATAAATATTGGTTTTCACTGGGGAAGGAAATTCCAAAACCCAAATGCAAATTTACAACAAAATTTCAGAAACCCTTTTCGAGACAAAAGACATGCAATCCACCGCGTCAACAAGGAGCGAAGCCAATCCCGCACCACCCGTGTGGTTTTCGCTCTTGATTTAGactttctttctccttctccgccagaaaaagaaaattattattaAGTTAAAAGACAAAAGATTCAGAGAGCTAAGAATAGGGGTTTTATCACCCGGGCAGTACGTACAACGGTACAGGGGCAAATAGGAAGTCAAGATCTCCTCCCTCGAGTCTGCCTTCCAAGTTTCATTCTCTCTCCTCCCTCTCCTCCTCTCCAAATTTCACCCCCACCCGTGCATGTGATATTTTTCGTTCTCCTTCTCCTGAATCTCTGCCGTGCAGTTGCTATTCGGTGGAGAGTCTTCAAAGAGAGAATTTTGGGTTAAAGATTGATTCGTTATTTCTGTCTTTCTGCGCAATTTCTCATAAATTGGATGCGGgtaagttttatttttcctttttatttatttgtttatacCCTAAAAGTCTCTGAAAATCGTGGTGAAAGTCTTCGTTCATGGATATCTGATGCGTCAATACGCGTTGACTCGGCCGGTCTTTTGATTCCTGAAGTCGAATCAGCTCGAATCTTCCGAGTCTGAACGAGTTTCCACCGGGTCTACCGTCTCCAGGATATGGCGGACCGGTTGTGGAGTGTAAGCTGAAGTTctggtgacgactcggccggGTCGACTCGGACATTGAGCCATGGACTTGTACCCTTGTGTATTCACTGgattttcttgatttgattTGGTTGAAATCGGTTAAATCTCTTTTTTGAGGGCTTTAGGTTAATGTATATCGGTTTCTTGCGCATGTATTCGGTGGATTAtgctgatttgattttttggatttggtgttTTGGTTGAAACATCTctttttgtttgggttttagGTTGCTATAACTAACAAAATGGACAAGTCCATAGTTTACCAGGTCCTGAGGCTTTGACCGCCAGAATGGTGGATGAGTCCGTTGTGAAGGATAATGAAGTATTGATCGGTTTTATGCTGATGTATTTAGTGGATTatcttgatttgatttgaatgaAAATTGGTTAAATCTCTCTCTGTTTGTTTTTTGGGGGGGTTTTAGGTTGGTGTAAGTAACAAAATGAAGGCTGTATTTTATGACAAGTGTGGAGGCCCTGAAGTAATAACCCTTAGAGAGGTGGATGCCCCCATAGTGGGGGATTATGAAGTATTGATCCAGGTTGCTGCCACCACCTTCAACAGGATGGATCTTTGGCCACGATTAGacgaaaatgatgaaaatgatgccTCAAAGAAATATCCTATCGGCATGGAATGCTCTGGGAAAATATTGAGAACCGGGAAATTTGTGGCCGGATGGAAGCAGGGTGATGAGGTTAGTCCCCTTTCCATTATCTAGTTACTTTTTTATTCTTATTGTAcccaaaatcagaaatttaaaaaGAATGCCTAAGAAGAGCGCCGTGAAATTTGTTTTTCTAAGAAGGCTTAGTCATAATATTAAGGATTATGATATTTTGCTCATTACTCAATAGAATTAGGAAATTTTAAGACATAGGATTGGATGGTTTAATGATCATTT contains:
- the LOC113709732 gene encoding uncharacterized protein isoform X2; translated protein: MKGIVIEKAGGPDVLKLVELDDPPLGDDDVLIRIAATAVNRIDLQCRLFGSRNSFNGGLYIPGLECSGIIIAVGQGVTEWKVGDKVCALLNGAGYAEQVAVSAKMVLPVPSNVPLTHAASLPEAAHNAWKVVSEAQLVRGRKLLMAKCKGAVVYVTAETDEKLDFYKRHGADICINCKNEDLVTRVMEETRKKGIDVVVDSWAVNLEKDLKILSHWGKLLFVDLHGPKGGNLYLTAVMSKQARVQVLNRWWKTLDRAACIVDHLKKEVWPEIENGSVKPVVYETLPLSEAAAAHKLMELTDYGQDMWSVIGYFVPWLGHYACTGKVAGHVMGKILLTPDFEES
- the LOC113709732 gene encoding uncharacterized protein isoform X1 → MKGIVIEKAGGPDVLKLVELDDPPLGDDDVLIRIAATAVNRIDLQCRLFGSRNSFNGGLYIPGLECSGIIIAVGQGVTEWKVGDKVCALLNGAGYAEQVAVSAKMVLPVPSNVPLTHAASLPEAAHNAWKVVSEAQLVRGRKLLLHECCGYVGLFVLQMAKCKGAVVYVTAETDEKLDFYKRHGADICINCKNEDLVTRVMEETRKKGIDVVVDSWAVNLEKDLKILSHWGKLLFVDLHGPKGGNLYLTAVMSKQARVQVLNRWWKTLDRAACIVDHLKKEVWPEIENGSVKPVVYETLPLSEAAAAHKLMELTDYGQDMWSVIGYFVPWLGHYACTGKVAGHVMGKILLTPDFEES